The genomic interval TGCCTTTGTGTGAGTCAACATTGGCAGACAGAATTGCAAAAGCAGTATCAAATTGATGCACCACGAGTGATGAATGGTGTGAATCGACACCGATTTTCGCCCCAGTTGGATGGGTCTGAAGCGGCGGTAAAACAACGATTCGGTTTGCATGGAAAACCGATCTATTTAACCGTTGGCGGCATTGAACCGCGCAAAAATTCGATCGCCCTGTTGCAAGCGTTTATTGAATTACAAGTTGATTTTCCCCAGGCTCAATTGGTGATTGCTGGAGGTGCAACCCTGTTCGACTATCAGAATTATCGAGATGATTTTTTTGCCATTGCTGAACAAGCAAGACTGTTGTCCAGCAATGCACTTGTTTTACCGGGTGTAATTTCAGATCAGGACCTTGCAGCCCTCTATCGGCTTGCCGATGGGTTCGTTTTCCCCTCCGTCAAAGAAGGCTGGGGGCTGGTAGTGCTGGAAGCGATCGCCGCCCAACTTCCGATCATCACTTCCAATCAACCCCCATTCACTGAGTTCCTCTCAGACACCCAGGCAGTATTGATTAACCCAAACACTCCTTCAGATATCGCTCAGGCAATGCGCACGATTATCAACCCTAATTTGGCAAAAGCTTTGATTCAAAATAGTCAAACCATTCTCACCAACTACTCCTGGGAAAAGTCTGCAAGAGTACATTTAGAACACTATCAGCAACTGATAAGGAACAAGAATTAAATAACATCGACTTTTGTCGGTTGGGTTGAGTCTGCGCAACCCAACATCTGCGGGGGTGTTGGGTTTCATACTTCAACCCAACCGACGCAGGTTATTTAATTCGCGATCCTAAGGAGGAAGATGGGGAGGGTTGAATCGGAGTTTTAAGTTTTAAGTTTTGAGTTTTAAGTTGAGAACTAGTGAACGGTGAACAGTCTCCAGTGAACAGTCTCCAGTGAACAGTCTCCAGTGAACAGTGAATAACCTGACACCTGACACCCGACACCTAACC from Kovacikia minuta CCNUW1 carries:
- a CDS encoding MSMEG_0565 family glycosyltransferase; this translates as MAEAKLRIALFTYSTKPRGSVVHTLELAEALHALGQEVCVYALDKDGTGFDRPLACHYKLVPAKPAPCGIDALIQQRIQEFVDDLSQSTEVYDCHHAQDCISANALAILRSRHKIPHLIRTVHHIEDYTSPYLQQCQDRSIREPDVCLCVSQHWQTELQKQYQIDAPRVMNGVNRHRFSPQLDGSEAAVKQRFGLHGKPIYLTVGGIEPRKNSIALLQAFIELQVDFPQAQLVIAGGATLFDYQNYRDDFFAIAEQARLLSSNALVLPGVISDQDLAALYRLADGFVFPSVKEGWGLVVLEAIAAQLPIITSNQPPFTEFLSDTQAVLINPNTPSDIAQAMRTIINPNLAKALIQNSQTILTNYSWEKSARVHLEHYQQLIRNKN